Part of the Fusobacterium sp. SYSU M8D902 genome, ATTTTTTCATTTTTATTTAAAAATTCCTCTCTAATAAAATATAATATCAAAACTATCATAATAGGATAACAAGCTCTCTCTTCACTTGATAAAGAAGAAAGTAGTATTTTAAACTTCTTAAAAGATTTAATAAAATTTCTTGGAGAAACAATAAAACTATCACAATTTGAAACAAAAGCATCTAAAAATATAGATTCATATATCTTAGTTGTATCTTCTGAAATATTTTGTTCATCTACTCCATAAGTTTCAAGTTGATTATAATTATCGTACTCTATTCTAATAAAATCTTCATATTCAAGCTTTGGCAAGTTAAATTGAATATCAAAGAATTTTTCAAAATATTCAGAACACTCATCATCTTGTAAATATGAAGTTGAAACAATACTTTGTAATTGTTTTTTATTTACTAAAAAAACAAAGATAATATTTTTCACACCAAAAAAATGTTTTATTGTTTCTAGTAGCTCAATAGCATAACTAGGCTTACATCTATCTAGCTCATCAATTACTATGACTTTTAAGTCTTTCTCAAGAGATAAACACTCCTTAAATTTATCCACAAGCTCTTTATATTTCTTATAGTCCTCCAATTCAGAAGTATTTACTCCATTAAAAAGAGATCTCAATTGCTCTATATCTTCATTTTTTAAGTTAAATTTTGTTAAAACTAATTTTAATAAAAATTTTCCTCCAACTTTAAAAACATTCTTCATTATTTCTTCTATGGCTGTTTGAGTTTCAGAGTTAATCAAGTTATAACTATTAAGCTCTCCAATGATAGATTTCATAGGGTCAGAAAAGTAGTCTGTTTCCCAAGCATTAATATTTATATAGCTTATTTTTTTATTATTTTCCTTATTCTTATTTTCTTCTTCTATTTTTTCTTTTAAAGCTTTGGAGAAAAAAGTTTTCCCCATTCCCCAAGGTGCATCTATAAAAATTCTTTGAATATAGTCAGAATTATTTTCAAGTTCTTCAATTATTTTAGTTGGCTCTAAATCTTTCAGTTTTTCTTGTTCCTCAAATTGAGCATTTATTAAATTATAAAGTTGATTTATAAAAGCTTCTCTCTTTGAAGTTAATTTACTATAATATAATGTGCTGATTTTTTCTTTTTTATTTAAAATATTAGTTTCATCCATAATTTTACCTCATTTTTAAATTTTATTATCTGAAATTATATTACAAATTATCTTACAATTAATTTTTACAAAGATAAAAACCTCTCAAATTAATTCTAAGAGGTTTTAAATTTTTTATTAAATTTAGTCTATTTTCATTGAATCTATCATAAATTATTCTCTCTCTAATGAAACTTTTATTCCTATTTAAATTAGTAGCATTTAATTAATATTTATCTACTGCTCTCTCCCTCTAACTCCACCTCAAATTCAAATCTATCTCCTCTTACAGAGCTTATTGTATACTCGATTATCTCTAATCCCACATAAGTCCATCTTTGAAGATTTATAACTG contains:
- a CDS encoding P-loop NTPase fold protein → MDETNILNKKEKISTLYYSKLTSKREAFINQLYNLINAQFEEQEKLKDLEPTKIIEELENNSDYIQRIFIDAPWGMGKTFFSKALKEKIEEENKNKENNKKISYININAWETDYFSDPMKSIIGELNSYNLINSETQTAIEEIMKNVFKVGGKFLLKLVLTKFNLKNEDIEQLRSLFNGVNTSELEDYKKYKELVDKFKECLSLEKDLKVIVIDELDRCKPSYAIELLETIKHFFGVKNIIFVFLVNKKQLQSIVSTSYLQDDECSEYFEKFFDIQFNLPKLEYEDFIRIEYDNYNQLETYGVDEQNISEDTTKIYESIFLDAFVSNCDSFIVSPRNFIKSFKKFKILLSSLSSEERACYPIMIVLILYFIREEFLNKNEKIELLFIKTFFIIKNMTLLSDIIKNLKDEDFFFEAKTKYKKNRDFYLAFFTILYLKKGGSYSGLYLEEWNNVKKINFILQNNKDIEFKEVLFDFNCILISSRTPEGYIYINPNLFNKKQLEIYRILNSCYNTNILEAWAEEKYNFTMNLK